The Betaproteobacteria bacterium sequence GACCGGGCAATCGGCTCGGAAAGCCGCGTATGGCCGTTTGTCTGCTGATACTGGCCAGTGTCCTGCTGATGACGTTCGATCTGGCAGCACAAGGTCACCGAGCGCTTGAATCTCTGCCCATGGGCGAGCAGCGGTCTATCAAGCTCATTGCAATCTCGAGCCTGTTTACGACGGTCTTTGCCTTTCTTTGGCTCGTTCGGACGCATGTTGCGAAGATCATCTTCACGGGAGCCTTCGCTTTCTTCCTTGCCAGCGCCGCCGTGACCTTCTCCTTGCCGACCGACAACGCCGAGACAAGCGCCGTCACGCAAACCAAAGGACAGCGGCCTGTCATTCATTTGATCTTCGATGAGCTGACCGGACCCGAGGCCATCGACGCGTCCTTGTCTGGCGGACCGGAGACTTACCACAAGATGCGAACGGTCTTTGAACGGCACGGCTTTCGATTGTACGGAAACGTTTACAGCCGCCATGCAGTGACGGTCAAGGCGCTTCCGAGCATGTTGAATTTCGACTTTTCGGATAACCGCAGTTATGGCTTCAATTCGATCTACACAACGAATCCCGAAAAGCCGTCACTGACCAAGAACCGACTTTTCGAGCTGATGCGTTCTGGTGGACGGACAATTACGGTCCACCAGACGTCGCATCTCGACTTCTGCTCCTCGGGCGAAGTCGAAGTATGTCGAACTTTTTCGTCCTTTAACCCATTGGGCGAACATGTCCCAAAACTCCAGTCAACGCGCGAGGTCACGTTTGCACTGCTTCAGAAGGCATTCGCAGAAAGCTATGTCGTCACAAACTATCTGAAGCTGGTGAAGCCATTGCTTCTGGAAGTGAGCACCGCCGAGAAGCCCTATCACTACGATGTTCATTCTTTTCCTTCGTGGTTCGAGACTTTCGCGTCGGACGTTCTCACAGGCGAACCTGCAGGACGATACATATTCGCGCACTTTTTGATGCCGCATGCTCCCTATGTTTACGACAAGGCTTGTCGCCTACGCGAGCGCTGGTTCCTGCCCTGGTTCCTGGCGGAACGGCACAATCTCGAGGGACAGGATCTGGAGCAGGCCAGGCGAGAAAACTATGCGCACTATTTCGAACAGACCCAGTGCCTGCTCTCAACGATCGACGGTTTTCTTACACAGCTCGATTCCGACACTCGCTTTGCGGACGCATTCATTCTCATCCACGGAGATCACGGTGCACGTTTGTCCGCGCGCAGGCACGCCGAGGGGCTTACCACGCGCGACATGATCGATAACTATCCCACCCTGTTCGCCGTCAAGGGGCCCGGAATCGCGCTGGGGTACGATCTGCGCAAAGTGTCTTTGCAGCGGCTCGTGGCCGAACTTTTCCACCCCGCTTCGACAACGTCGGCAGAACCGGACGATGGCAGTGTCGCCGTAGACTCAACGACCGAAGGCGTCGTGGTCGCTCGGCACATGCCCAGCTACCGTTATGGCTCGGACATGGGCCGGGCAACCGCCCCCCCCTAGGGCGGCCTCTAATTCAAGAGTACCGCGCTATACTCGGGCCTGGCAGTTGCTTGCCGCCGTTCTGCCCATCCGGTTGGGACGCCTCGCCGCTCCGGCGCGAGCAGGTCTGTAAGTTCTATGCGTCTCGATTCGGCAGCGTACCTTCTAGGATCGCCACTCTCCACGTTTGACGCTTCGAGCTTACAACATCAATACCTGCACAACGAGTCTCAACGAATTCCGGTGGGCTCGGTTTGCGTGAAGTTGGCGACACCGAGCGCGCGGAAAAGGTGTTTGGAGCTATGTGATCGGAATGGGACACGTGTCGCGCATTTCGCCCGCGCAGTCAGTCTTCACGCTCCTGCTGGCGTTAGTGTTTTTTGTCGTGCTCGCCGCTGCGATTACGCCCTTCTATCCCGGAAGCGCCCCGTCCATCTTGACGTTTCTCTTTGCGGGAAGCGCGATGCTCGCAACGGCAACCGCCTCCCCGCCATCGATTTTCGTCCTTACAGTTTCACTATTCCTGTTTGTCGGGTTCGTCGGAAAGGCACTATTTCATTTCACGTTCGGCGTTCCACTGATCGAGCCCACCGGTGAGTTCACGACTCAATGGGATCGTGCTCTAGACTTCGCGAGCAGCGGGCTCGCGGGGGTAACCGCGGCCACGCTGACAGCCAAAGTCTTCCCGAGCTTCCTCCGGATCAGACAAGCACATGGGACTGCTTTGGTTTCCAACGTCGTCGTTGCGGGCTTGATCTGCGTGACAAGCGTTGGGCTGGTTTCGTATTGGGTCAACTACGAGTTCCACATCCTGCGCATCGGCTTCCCGCTTGGGGTCGACATCCATCCGCGTCTTTATGCCCTCCTGTCGTTCACCATCACCTGGGGGGCTATTTTCGGTGCGCTGACGCTCATCCTTTGGGCGATCGAGATCAGAAATTGGGGATACCAGTATCTCTGGTACGTTGCGGCGGCACTGGGCTTTTTCGCGGCAGTGACGATGGCGAGCCGAATACAGTTCCTGTTGTATCTATTGGCAGCTACTTGGGTCATGGTCTGGCGTTGGCGCCAGGTCAGAAGCTGGTGGCAAGTTGCGCTCGCCGTTTGCGTCGCCGTCGTGCTTTTCGGTGCTGCCCTGCTGATCGTCAGTCTCGAACGAACCTACGACTTCGTGCTGTCACCAGGGGAGAAGGCGGCGGTGGTGCAGGCGGAGAGCGCGGCCACTGCTACACAGTCTGCCGAGAGCGGGCGGTCAAATTACGATGGCGTCACCCTTACCGAAAAAGCGGAGGCAATATCGGCACATCGGGTGACCCATCTGATTGGGGAATTAAAGAATCTAGTCGTGATGCGCTGGATCGGTCTCGAAGGCGTTATGACGACGGCTGCCGAGCCGGAGCGGCTTGGTGCAAGCCTTTTTTGGGCTGGATTGAAGGAGGATCCAGCCGCCGGCGCCCAGTCCATCTACCAGAAGATGTCAGGCGATCGTTATGGAAGGGTCGAACACTTCACCTTCCTGACCGTGCCCGGCCCGATCGGGATAGGTAGCTACTCGGGATCGCAGGCGGTCATCTTCTTTCTCTCGCTGGGGCTGGTCCTCGCCGGTCACGCGCTCGAGTGGTTGGCTGCGCGCTTGACGGGTAACCTCGCTGCCGCTTCGGTGGCAGGCGTCTCTCTCGCCTATCTCGTCGTACAGATGTGCTTCCCGTGGACGTTGCTCATCTATGCGATTGAATTAGGGCTGGTGATCGTCGCGGTCAGCGTGACCTGGTCGTTGGTGAATCGGATCCGCTGGGCTCCGGGTTACACCTCTGCCCAGCGAGACGCTTCTGTTGAATTCCGGGGGGCGGAGGCCGTCGTAGATCAATCGAGTTGCTTGCGCCAAACACGTCGGTTGACGAAGTCTGTGTAGCTCAGGACGATGCGCAAGACCTTGTCGGAGACGTTGTCGGGCGCGTAGTCGACCGGCAGGCGGAGCGCGCGGTCCGGACCGCGGGGTTGGGTTTCCAGGATGCGCAGACCGTCGAGCACCCGCTCCAGGTCGAGGCCCACCATCATGACCGATGCTTCCTCGA is a genomic window containing:
- a CDS encoding sulfatase-like hydrolase/transferase encodes the protein MSLDRTLLLLTPALLFISPLISGFAELKVPLFREPSLLFVGGIVLLGLAIGCAAALAYRPGNRLGKPRMAVCLLILASVLLMTFDLAAQGHRALESLPMGEQRSIKLIAISSLFTTVFAFLWLVRTHVAKIIFTGAFAFFLASAAVTFSLPTDNAETSAVTQTKGQRPVIHLIFDELTGPEAIDASLSGGPETYHKMRTVFERHGFRLYGNVYSRHAVTVKALPSMLNFDFSDNRSYGFNSIYTTNPEKPSLTKNRLFELMRSGGRTITVHQTSHLDFCSSGEVEVCRTFSSFNPLGEHVPKLQSTREVTFALLQKAFAESYVVTNYLKLVKPLLLEVSTAEKPYHYDVHSFPSWFETFASDVLTGEPAGRYIFAHFLMPHAPYVYDKACRLRERWFLPWFLAERHNLEGQDLEQARRENYAHYFEQTQCLLSTIDGFLTQLDSDTRFADAFILIHGDHGARLSARRHAEGLTTRDMIDNYPTLFAVKGPGIALGYDLRKVSLQRLVAELFHPASTTSAEPDDGSVAVDSTTEGVVVARHMPSYRYGSDMGRATAPP